The sequence below is a genomic window from Roseofilum reptotaenium CS-1145.
AGCTCTCAAGGAGAAATGCCAACGGCTTTAGATTATTATCGCCAGGCGTTAGAAATACGGAAACAAATTGGCGATCGCGCCGGATCGGGTATAATTCTCAATCAAATTGGCGCACTCTATATCAGTCAAGAGGATTATCGCCGTGCTATTCCCCCACTGCAAGAAGCGATTACCCTTTGGGAATCTCTGCGCCCTGGGTTACGGGATGGGGATAAAGTATCTCTGTTTGAAACCCAAGTAACCACTTACGAACAATTACAACAAGCACTAATTGCTGAAGAGCAAGCTGAAGCTGCTCTAGAAATTGCTGAACGATCCAGAGCCAGGGCATTTGTGGAATTACTCGCCGCTCGATTAAGTGGCAAGCCTTCAGAAATCTTTGATACTCCCGATCCACCCTCATTAGCGAAAATTCGTCGCATTGCTCAGGAACAGCAAGCCACGCTCGTGCAATATTCCATTGTGGGAGACACTCTATATATATGGGTAATTAAGCCCAATGGACTGATTGAGTTGCGATCGCAAAACTTAGAAGACTTAGGGATTACCCTAGAAGATGCCGCCGAACGTACCCGCGTTGCCGCAGTCACCGGCAGAAGTCGCGGCATTCAACGGGGAGTAAATCAGTGGGTACAAGCCACCCGCTCCGGAGTACAAGACAACCAGCTAGAACCGAGTACCCACACCCAGAAACGGCGCGTTAATCGTCGTTTAAAGAAAAGCTACGAACTCCTGATTGAACCCATTGTCGATTTACTGCCCAGCACTCCCCAAGAACCAGTGATTTTCATACCGCACGGCAGTTTATTTTTAGTTCCCTTTCCCGCATTACAAGATGAACAGGGCGTATATCTAATCGAGAAGCATACCTTACTCACTGCTCCTTCCATTCAAGTTTTGGGACTCGCTCGCCAACGGGCTAGGCAGTTATCTTCAGATCTCACCCGTGCATTAGTCGTCGGCAACCCGCAAATGCCCAGCCTAGCCGAGTCTCTAGAAGCCGAACCAGAACCCCTTTCCCCCCTCCCCGGAGCCGAAGCCGAAGCCCTTGTCATCGCCGATTTACTGGGCACTGAAGCCCTCATTGGAACCGAAGCAACCGAGGAGAAGATTACCGAGCAGATGGAAAAAGCCTCTTTAATTCATTTAGCCACCCATGGGTTATTGGATGAACTGGAAGTGTTAGGATTTCGGACTCCTGGAGCCTTAGCCTTTACCTCTACTGGAAACACTCGTGCGACGGATGGATGGCTCACCTCCGAGGAAATCCTGGATCTGAATTTAACCGCTCAGTTGGTCGTTCTCAGTGCTTGTAATACGGGACGAGGAGAGATTACTGGAGATGGGATTATTGGCTTATCGCGCTCTTTAATTGCGGCTGGAACTCCTAGCGTATTGGTCTCCTTGTGGGCAGTTCCCGATGCTCCCACCTCCGAGTTGATGCAAGCTTTTTATCGGGAACTACCGAAAACGAATAATCGAGCGGCAGCTTTGCGTCAAGCCATGTTAACCACCATGGAAACATTTCCTAATCCTAACGCTTGGGCGGCTTTTACCTTAGTGGGAGAAGGAAACGATCCCAATTAAAAATTAAACAATTAAAAATGGGTATGCGCTGCTACCATAATCTTATTATTGATTACCAGCGTGTAGTGCTATATCCATGAAAGTGCCTAAATCTGAGAACCGACAACTATTAGAGCGCTTGATTTTTGACGATCAAATTCCTGAAGATTGGGCGAGGGATGTTTGGGATATGAGTCCCACGTTGGGTGAGACGGCGGCTAAGTTAGTGGATGGGTTTGCTGCCGTGATTGAGTGTTGCTCAGATGAGAAGCTAGATAATTTGGTGCGATCGCTCTATCGTAATCAACTAGAAGAATAATTGCGCTCACCCTACCCTATATGTCACCCCAACAACTCGGATTAATTATTGGTGGACTCGTTCCGGCACTTTTGTATGGTGTTGCCGGGATATTTGCGAAAGTCAGCACTACTGCGGGAATGCCGGTAGGCGCTCATTTGATCTGCATTGGTGTCATGGTGAGTCTGGTGGGAGCCATCATGCAGCAAGTCTTACCTGCCCCCCTACCGTCAACTGGTGCAATGATTTCATCCTCTATGCTTGGCCTACTGTGGGGCTTAGGAACGGGGTTTGTAGCCCTGGGGTTAATCAAATATCAAGCTCCCCTGTCTAAGCTGGTTCCCCTCTACAACATGAATACTTTAATTACGGTAGTGTTAGCTTTAATCATCTTTCTGGAATGGAAAACAGTCGATCCACTTAAACTCAGTGTGGGCGCAATTTTAGTGATTGTCGGTGGACTTTTAGTTTCTAAAGCCTAGGTCAATTAATAATTGATTGAGTAAAACTGGGTTTTCCCTATTCCCTATTCCCTCTCTTCCAAACATGACTGAACTGAAAAACGCAACGATATTACTGACTGGTGCATCGGGAGGATTTGGTCAGGAGTTTATCAAACAACTGGTGAAGGCAGAAAGCCGATTAATTCTAACAGATATCGATCAAAAGGCGATCGCCAAAACACTGGAAACCCTGGATCTTCACTCGAGCGATCGAATTCTTGCTACTCTAGAGACCGATCTTACCTCTAGGGCGGGATGTGAGGATCTTTATCAACAGGTCAAAGCGCTCAATCAGCCGATTGATATTCTGATTAATAATGCGGGTATTGCCCTATTTGGGCGCATTGATGAAATCCCGACCCAAAAATGGGAACAACTGATGGAGTTGAATTTGATTACTCCCATGCGCTTAACGACCCAATTTTTACCGGAAATGATTGAACGCAAAACCGGGCATATTGTCAATATTTCCTCGGTTGCCGGTTGGTGTGCGCCAGGGGGGTTAACCCATTATGCCACCAGTAAATTTGGCTTGCGCGGCTTTAGTGAGGGTCTGCGAGATGAGTTGAAACCCTACAATATCAAGGTTACGGCGGTATATCCCTATTTTAGCCGAACTCCAATTCTGCGATCGCCCCGCTATGGCACTCTAGCGACAACAGTTCCTGGTTTCCCCGAAAGTGAAGCCACGAATCCAGCAATGGTGATTGCCAATGTTCTCGAAGGAATTCTCAAGAATCGAGCCGCAGTTTTTCCCGATCCAACGGCTAAAGCGATTCATGTAATTAAGCGCTATTCACCCGCCCTATTAGAGTGGCTGACTCAGCGATTAACGCAGAAAATTTCTCAAGGTTGAATGAACCCTGAATAAAGCGCTAGAGCAGAGAAAGAGTCGGTTAGGACAGCGTTCCATACTGAAACCTATTCCCCATTCCCTATTCCCTAGCACGCAGCGCTATAACTTCATCAAGCTAAGAATAATTTATAGGCAGGATTATTGTTTTCGTCCCAATAGTGATAGCCTAAAGTTTCTAAAAACGCTTGCCATTCTGCCATTTCTTGGGGCGGGACTTGCATTCCCACGACAATACGCCCATAGTCTGCGCCGTTATTGCGATAGTGGAAGAGGCTAATATTCCAGTTGGGACTCATCGAGGCGACAAATTTCATCAGTGCGCCAGGGCGTTCGGGAAATTCAAAGCGGTATAATAATTCATGTTCCGCTAGGGCAGAGCGCCCACCAACCATATGCCGCAGATGCATTTTTGCCAGTTCATCATCGGTTAATTCTAGGGTTTTAAACCCTCTCTCTTGAAAGGTTTTGGCGATTTTAGCAGCATCTTCACGGTCTTTGATTTGCACGCCGACAAAGATATGGGCAGAAGTGCGATCGGCGATGCGATAGTTAAATTCAGTTAGGTTACGTGTACCTAAACAGTCACAGAAGCGGCGCAAACTTCCGGGTTTTTCGGGAATGGTGACGGCAAAAATGGCTTCTCGGCGTTCTCCAAACTCAGCTCGCTCGGCAACAAACCGCAGGCGATCGAAGTTCATATTGGCACCACAGGCAACAGCAACGAGGGTTTGTCCTTGGATATTTTCGCGTTCTACATAGGCTTTAGCGCCGGCGATCGCCAATGCTCCCGCTGGTTCTACAATAGAGCGGGTATCTTCAAACATATCTTTGATGGCGGCACAAGTATCATCGGTTTCCACCACAATAATTTCATCCACATATTCTTGACAGAGGCGGAAGGTTTCTTCTCCCACTTCCCGCACCGCTACCCCATCGGCAAATAAGCCCACCTGCGGTAATCTCACCCGCTTCCCGGCTTTCAAAGATTGATTCATGGCATCGGAATCCACCGGTTCTACCCCAATAATTTTAGTTTCTGGATGCAGGCGTTTCACGTAAGCGCCAATGCCAGAAATGAGACCACCGCCACCAATCGCTACAAAAATTGCATGAATCGGTTGCTGATATTGGCGTAAAATTTCCATGCCAATGGTTCCTTGTCCAGCAATCACATCCGGATCGTTAAAGGGATGAATAAATGTTAACCCTTTCTGGGCTTCGAGTTCGCGGGCATGACCATAGGCTTCATCGTAGGTTTCACCATATAATACAACTTCTCCACCGTGCGATCGCACTGCGTCCACTTTCACCTGGGGTGTAGTCACCGGCATCACAATTAACGCACGAGTTCCCAAATGTCGTGCAGCCAGGGCAACCCCTTGAGCATGATTCCCCGCAGAAGAAGCAATCACCCCTTGCGCTAACTGCTCTGGAGGCAGTTTTGCCATTCGGTTGTAAGCCCCCCGCAGCTTAAACGAAAATACGGATTGCATATCTTCCCGTTTCAGCAGCAAGCGATTCCCCAATCGCCGAGAAAGGTTTTTCGCCACTTCTAGGGGCGTTTCTTGGGCAACATCATACACGCGAGCGGTGAGAATTTGGACAAGATAATCACAAAACATGGATTTGGGACACGGGCTGGAGGGTAAGGGTAGAATATTTCACTTTATCACGTTCCGATTCTCTGGGCAAAAGTGGCAACAAGGGTTAAGATTTTTAGGATAGCCCACAGTTTCCCTATTGGCCGTTGGTGGAAAAAAAGTATTTAATTATTAACTATTAATTATTAATTATTGAGAGGTTCTCTAAACAATGACATCCAAACCACTTGAGGGGAAAATTGCCCTAGTTACGGGAGCATCTCGTGGATTAGGAAAAGGTATTGCTATCGGATTAGCCGAAGCTGGCGCAACGGTTTATATTACTGGCAGAACTCTGCATACTTCCGAGGAAGGCATGGGGAGTTTAGAAGAAACCCAAAAAGAACTTGAAGCAGCAGGTGGGTTAGGTATTCCCGTACAAGTGGATCATGGTGAAGATGAGCAGGTGCGCCTGTTATTTGAGCGTATCGCTGATGAACAAAATGGACAGTTGGATCTATTGGTGAACAATGCTTATTCTGCTGTCTCTATGCTTAAGGAAACCTATGGTGAACCCTTTTGGGAGTTAGAACCCAATTTGTGGGATCGGGTGAACCAAGTAGGACTGCGGGGACATTATATCGCCAGCGTGTATGCGGCAAGGATGATGGTTCCTCGGAAACAGGGACTCATCTGTACTCTATCCTCTTGGGGGGGATTGTTGCCGATATTTGGGGTGCTGTATGGGGTGGGTAAAATGGCGTGCGATCGCCTGGCGCTAGAATTAGCTTTAGAACTTAAACCCCATAACATTACCTCCCTCTCCATTTGGCCAGGAATTGTAGGTACAGAAAAATTCACCCAATTTGCCCAAGAGCAAGCATCAAGCGAAATACTACCAGAAAGAGGTAATCCGTTTGCCGATGGTTTTAACTGGGAAACTCCCTTATTAACTGGCCGCGTGATTGCCGGTTTAGCTGCTGATTCTCAGATCATAAAACGCACGGGAAAAGTACAAATTGTTGCTGAACAAGCCCGACGCTATGGTGTAGTAGATCGAGAGGGCAATCAACCCGCATCTTTGCGGTCTTTACAGTTTATTTTACCGATGATTCTCCCCCAATTACGCGATTATTCTACTTGGGTTCCCAATATCTATGTTCCCTGGTGGATCTTGATGTCTGGAGTACTCAAATCTCCTCAAGCTTAATTCCCAATTCCTAATAATGTTTGTAATTGGGAATTTACAACACTTTTTGATGTTATGAGGTACAGTAATCGAAATTTTCCTTGAGAGTGCCTTCCCATGAAAAGCCTGAAAAATGGTTTTCCTATTACCGATTACCCATTACCGCGCGAAGTGCTGTATAATTTAGCCATTAATCCTTCTACTCGTTCCTTAATTTCCCCACGCACTCGTCGAAAAGTTTCTAGAGGTTGACCATCGGGATCGTCGAGTTGCCAATCTTCAAAAATCTCTTGCAAAACCCAATCTTGGGGTAAGTTAACTCCACAGCCACAGAGGGAAATGACAGCATCATAATCTTCAGCTTGGAATTCACTAATGGGATTCGAGGTTTGATCGGTAATATCAATGCCTATTTCTTGCATAATTTCAATAGCTGTGGGATGGACTCGAGAAGCTTCTAAACCACAACTGGTCACTTGAATTTTCTCGTTGCCTAGAGTGCGAGCAAATCCTTCTGCCATTTGGGAACGACAGGAGTTTCTTTTACAGACAAACATGACTTTTTTCATGATGAATACAGCGCCTTGCGTTCTGATAGGGGGATAAGGTGATGGGGAGATAGAGAGAGAAAACAATAGACTGGGTCAAGCTTTTCGCTGTTCTAGCTATTGTTAAAAACGGTCATTAATGCACCTTGGAGCAGAGAAAAGTTTGTATCCCTCAGTTAATCATATTTGGGAGAGAGAGTGCGATAGACAATGACCGCAAGTTGGGCCCCAACAATGGGAGCGATCCAGTAGATTCCTTGGTAGTCCCAGAGACCAGAAACAAAAGCGGGGCCGAGAGATCGCGCGGGATTCATGCTTGCACCGGTAATCGGCCCCATAAACGCGGCTTCTAACCCCACGGTTAAGCCGATCGCCACTCCTGCAAACCCCGGATGAGCGCGACGGTCTAAACCGGAACCTAAAATTACGAACATCAAGATAAAGGTGAGAATGGTTTCTAAGACCAGCGATTGCATTGCATTACCGTTTAGGGGCTGGGTGGCTCCCAGATCGGCAACGAGACCGATGGTATAGCGTAATACACAGGATGCGGCGATCGCCCCCAAACATTGACTGATGACATAGGGTAAGACCTTTTTTCCCGGAAACGATCCCATTGTCCAAAAGCCCAAAGTCACCGCTGGATTAATATGGGCCTCACTAATATGGCCCGTGGCATAAATCATTGCCGCAACCACTGCACCGAAGACAAAACTAACCCCTAAATGGGTTAACGTACCCCCAGTTATGTCATTAACCATAACTGCACCTGTGCCAGCAAAAACAAGAATAAATGTGCCTAATCCTTCAGTTAATGATTCCCGCCAATAAGGGGTTATTTTGGTCATCTTCAATTAATACTTAGCTTGCTTACGCATAAGCTCGGAAATAGAGAGGCCAAACTGAGATTGACCTTCAAAAACCGTGCCTACTTCCCCTTGATTATAGGTCACTTCATTAATATGATAAGCTTCTTCTGGTAGAGGCACATAACCCACTTCCTCAGCAATTCCTGGGGCTTGTTCTAAAAAGTAGTATACAAACTCTCTCATGGCTGGGTTGTTTTGAGCTGCCGTCAGATTAATATAGATAAACAAAGGACGAGCTAGAGGCTGATATTCACTTTTCTCCACTGTTTCCCTAGATGGAAAAACTGGGCCCTGACCACTATCGACACTCAGGGCTTTTAACTCATCTTTATTTTGTTCGTAATACGCTAATCCAAAATAGCCCAAACTATTGACATCTGAACTAACTTGTTGCTCAAGCAACCTATCATCTTCACTAGCAATATAATCACTGCGGCTCGATCCAGCACTCCCCGTGACTGCTTCAGTGAAATAATCATAGGTTCCCGAATCTGTCCCCGGCCCATACAATTTCAAAGGAGCATTCGGCCAAGACGATCGAATTTGATTCCACCGAGTAATTTTCTGTTGGGCTTCCGGTTGCCAAATCTTTCGTAATTCATCAATCGTAATGTTTTGAAGCCAATTATTTTGGGGATTAATCACAACAGTAATGGCATCAAAAGCGATAGGAAGCTCAATATAAGAGACTTTTGCCTGTTTGCAAGCTTCCATTTCCGATAAACTAATGGGTCTAGAGGCATTATTAACTTCTGTTTCTCCTGCACAAAATTTCCTAAAGCCTCCCCCTGTCCCCGAAAATCCTACAGTTACCTCTACGGGAACACTCTGGGTTTCGTTAAAGCGATCGGCAGCCGTTTTAGTAATCGGATAAACCGTACTTGAACCATCAATATTAATGGGTTGATAAGATTGAGGGTTAGAGGATTGACACCCATTTAATAAGGAGGTAGCAGCCAGAGCTAATATACAGAACCCTAGGAAGGGTTTAACTGTTTTAATAAAAAATTGCATAATTCCCCCACTCTACCGTTGGATACCCACTTTTCATCATTTCAAAAAATGGTCCAATGTCAAGTTAAGGTATGGTTAATTTGTCGTTAAAAAACAAATGTTAAATTCTGTTTCATGATCCTTATAAATATTAACGTTTCCACATTCTCTGTAACATCAAGTATTCTACTGTCCTAAACCTGAAATGTTCTGGTCGAGAATGGGTCATGGGTAAAGTAAGGAGGAATTGCTGACTCCTTGTTTAAAAACCTCATAGCGTTTCCAAAAATGGAGGAATGGGGCAATCTAAAAGAATGATAATTGTGCGTAACAATTCAGCTTGTTTAAGATTGACTTCGCGATCGTATAAAACGGTATGAGCACAAGCATCTACAATGCGCTGTTTTACTTTTGGTGTTGTGTTCATCAGTCTTTTAAGACTTCTACGAATACTGCTCAGATTCACCGGACTTAGTTGATTAGGAAGCGTTTTGCTAGACGCACCACGGAGTCGCTGCAATCCAGATTGAAATGCCTCAATAGCTTTTTGCTTATCCTTATGTCCCACCTTAGCTAATCCTGACAAAACGACCAGGCAATCGTTCCAAGTTTCATTGGTAGATGGGGGTTTTGAGGGATGGTAAGGATGGAAATGGGGCGCGAGACGATGGAATAAAACGGCTTGTAGAGTGTATTCTGATAAGGATAATTTTCCGCCAGTATTAATCAGGGTTTGCAGTTGTTGACTTAAATGTTGATAATGGTCAGTTGACAGATGTCTGAGTACGGGAATGGTTAAATCAATTAAAGGTAAACGGTAGCGAGGGTTTAAGTGTTCAAAACAGACAACAATCTGCCAAAGACGATTGAGGATTTCTGAAGGTTCGGTGGCTTTTAGGTGGGCAATTTGTTTCTGCCTAATCTCTCTGTTTTGTGAGTTTAAGAATAGTCCATAAATTATTGCCCGACAACCGCGATCGCCTGTGAGTGCTGTTTTGATCCGTTCTGGCAGTTGCCCCAGCAAGGATTGGGCATAGTTGAGATGGGCGCTGTCCGTGTTGCCAATCTCCTCTACAATTGATGCTAGATCGACATGGATGGTTGTCTCTTGCAATCCACTTTGCAATCCACCTTGCAATCCACCTTGCAATCCACTAATTCCTGGAGTCTCTGGTGATTCTAGAGCGGCGGTTCGTTCCTGTGCGGGTGGGGGAACATCCCCTTGTAATGTGCCCGCGGGCAAATTTTCCAAGCGTTCAATCCGCTCTGTCAGGGGGGGATGGGTGGCAAAGAGGCGGCTATCAAAGCTGCTGATGGCTTCTCCAAAAAATAAATGACTGGCTTCTTCGGCTCTGGGAGTTCTGATTTGAGATCCGTCTCTTAAGTCTCCAATTTTACGCAGAGCGTTGGCAAGTCCCTGGGGATTGCGGGTTAATTGGACGGCAGAAGCATCGGCTAAAAATTCTCGCTGACGAGAGATGGCGCTTTTAATCATTCGTCCGCAGATAAAGCCGATATATCCAATAGCTAAAATGGCGATACTGGCAATAATGATGAGACCTTGCTTTTTTCGATTCACTCTAGGGCCATTAGAAATCATGTATAATATTTGTCGCCCTATAATGTGAATCAATAAAATCCCCTGGAGGACTCCTATCAGATATAAATTGAGGCGCATATCGCCATAAATAATATGGCTAAATTCATGGGCAATTACGCCTTGAAGTTCATCCCGCTCCAGTTCTGTTAAGCAGCCTTTGGTTACGCCAATGATGGCATCATTAACGGTAAACCCGGCAGCAAAGGCGTTGATACCGGATTCACGATCCATGATGTAGACGGGAGGAATGGAGTTTCCGGAGGCGATCGCCATTTCTTCAACGACATTGAGTAGTTGTCGCTCCAATTTATCGTGAGTGCCCGGATGAACCAAACGCGCACCCAGACTAGAGGCAACGACTTTACCTCCACCTCGCAACTGAAGGATTTTTGTGCCACTACCCAACCCGACAATGAGCAATACATTGAAGGCAACGATTGATAAGATCTCTGGAGAAAAGAGCCATTGCCCGGTTTGCGATTCTATGTAGATAACGATCGCTACCACAGCATAGATTGCCAAAATCATGCTGATAATGGCGATCGCAAATAGGAAAACCAGATAAACGGTTTTCCGCTGTGCCTGCTCTTGATGCTCAAAAAAGTTCATCGTTTTCTAAAACGAAATAGTTGGCGCATTCTTGACATTGGGATCGGTTTCTTTGAGCAACTGTGCTGCCCGAAAATTAAACAAATTGGCGATCGTATTACTGGGGAATTCCTCACGCTTGGTATTGTAGAGCGTCACCCCATCGTTAAACGCCTGGCGAGCAAAGGCAATTTTATTTTCCGTCGATCGCAATTCTTCCATCAACTGAGCCATATTTTGATCTGCCTTCAGATCTGGGTAGGCTTCGGCTAGGGCAAACAACCGCCCCAACGATCCCGTCAGTGTTGCCTCTGCATTGCCCAACGTCTGCATCGCAGTCGGATCGCCTGGTGCTTGAGAAGCTTGGGATGTGGCACTTACCGCCGCGTTTCTAGCTTGAATCACAGTGTCTAAGGTTTCCCGCTCGTGCTTCATGTACCCCTTCACCGCTTCCACCA
It includes:
- a CDS encoding CHAT domain-containing protein; its protein translation is MGYTFKKVFLVLLSTVLGTYIWSDILVSSPSVGRVRSFEDWCKDRSISNAQKYTVSVLLKMAETSECGEAQQVLGELVNLDLGNREIEDIAPLSSLTHLKGLNLSFNQIRDITPLGNLSQLSFLLLSGNKIENISPLGSLVNLSYVILDRNQIRNLPPSFPNLRQLTALDLQNNPLVEKKCPVTPATVCLFSNDALDVFAQAEQAYQQGNFEEALVTFAQAREVYQESGDRRKEADSLNRMGDIYSQLSEYAKSITIRRQALTIRQSLQDLPGIGASLTSLADSYEKLGQYPQARSALQAALENMKEQEQGGIPLEGGLYELPKDQGELYNALARVQNKMGEHQEALKSAQTALKYYNLLPDGYEGKDFGLGNTFDQIGITYNYLGQVQEAQSFLNQALELGQQRGDRAVIANSLTHLGEVASSQGEMPTALDYYRQALEIRKQIGDRAGSGIILNQIGALYISQEDYRRAIPPLQEAITLWESLRPGLRDGDKVSLFETQVTTYEQLQQALIAEEQAEAALEIAERSRARAFVELLAARLSGKPSEIFDTPDPPSLAKIRRIAQEQQATLVQYSIVGDTLYIWVIKPNGLIELRSQNLEDLGITLEDAAERTRVAAVTGRSRGIQRGVNQWVQATRSGVQDNQLEPSTHTQKRRVNRRLKKSYELLIEPIVDLLPSTPQEPVIFIPHGSLFLVPFPALQDEQGVYLIEKHTLLTAPSIQVLGLARQRARQLSSDLTRALVVGNPQMPSLAESLEAEPEPLSPLPGAEAEALVIADLLGTEALIGTEATEEKITEQMEKASLIHLATHGLLDELEVLGFRTPGALAFTSTGNTRATDGWLTSEEILDLNLTAQLVVLSACNTGRGEITGDGIIGLSRSLIAAGTPSVLVSLWAVPDAPTSELMQAFYRELPKTNNRAAALRQAMLTTMETFPNPNAWAAFTLVGEGNDPN
- a CDS encoding SDR family NAD(P)-dependent oxidoreductase, whose product is MTELKNATILLTGASGGFGQEFIKQLVKAESRLILTDIDQKAIAKTLETLDLHSSDRILATLETDLTSRAGCEDLYQQVKALNQPIDILINNAGIALFGRIDEIPTQKWEQLMELNLITPMRLTTQFLPEMIERKTGHIVNISSVAGWCAPGGLTHYATSKFGLRGFSEGLRDELKPYNIKVTAVYPYFSRTPILRSPRYGTLATTVPGFPESEATNPAMVIANVLEGILKNRAAVFPDPTAKAIHVIKRYSPALLEWLTQRLTQKISQG
- the ilvA gene encoding threonine ammonia-lyase, biosynthetic; translated protein: MFCDYLVQILTARVYDVAQETPLEVAKNLSRRLGNRLLLKREDMQSVFSFKLRGAYNRMAKLPPEQLAQGVIASSAGNHAQGVALAARHLGTRALIVMPVTTPQVKVDAVRSHGGEVVLYGETYDEAYGHARELEAQKGLTFIHPFNDPDVIAGQGTIGMEILRQYQQPIHAIFVAIGGGGLISGIGAYVKRLHPETKIIGVEPVDSDAMNQSLKAGKRVRLPQVGLFADGVAVREVGEETFRLCQEYVDEIIVVETDDTCAAIKDMFEDTRSIVEPAGALAIAGAKAYVERENIQGQTLVAVACGANMNFDRLRFVAERAEFGERREAIFAVTIPEKPGSLRRFCDCLGTRNLTEFNYRIADRTSAHIFVGVQIKDREDAAKIAKTFQERGFKTLELTDDELAKMHLRHMVGGRSALAEHELLYRFEFPERPGALMKFVASMSPNWNISLFHYRNNGADYGRIVVGMQVPPQEMAEWQAFLETLGYHYWDENNNPAYKLFLA
- a CDS encoding SDR family NAD(P)-dependent oxidoreductase, which gives rise to MTSKPLEGKIALVTGASRGLGKGIAIGLAEAGATVYITGRTLHTSEEGMGSLEETQKELEAAGGLGIPVQVDHGEDEQVRLLFERIADEQNGQLDLLVNNAYSAVSMLKETYGEPFWELEPNLWDRVNQVGLRGHYIASVYAARMMVPRKQGLICTLSSWGGLLPIFGVLYGVGKMACDRLALELALELKPHNITSLSIWPGIVGTEKFTQFAQEQASSEILPERGNPFADGFNWETPLLTGRVIAGLAADSQIIKRTGKVQIVAEQARRYGVVDREGNQPASLRSLQFILPMILPQLRDYSTWVPNIYVPWWILMSGVLKSPQA
- the arsC gene encoding arsenate reductase, glutathione/glutaredoxin type, which translates into the protein MKKVMFVCKRNSCRSQMAEGFARTLGNEKIQVTSCGLEASRVHPTAIEIMQEIGIDITDQTSNPISEFQAEDYDAVISLCGCGVNLPQDWVLQEIFEDWQLDDPDGQPLETFRRVRGEIKERVEGLMAKLYSTSRGNG
- a CDS encoding MIP/aquaporin family protein, producing MTKITPYWRESLTEGLGTFILVFAGTGAVMVNDITGGTLTHLGVSFVFGAVVAAMIYATGHISEAHINPAVTLGFWTMGSFPGKKVLPYVISQCLGAIAASCVLRYTIGLVADLGATQPLNGNAMQSLVLETILTFILMFVILGSGLDRRAHPGFAGVAIGLTVGLEAAFMGPITGASMNPARSLGPAFVSGLWDYQGIYWIAPIVGAQLAVIVYRTLSPKYD
- a CDS encoding PstS family phosphate ABC transporter substrate-binding protein, whose protein sequence is MQFFIKTVKPFLGFCILALAATSLLNGCQSSNPQSYQPINIDGSSTVYPITKTAADRFNETQSVPVEVTVGFSGTGGGFRKFCAGETEVNNASRPISLSEMEACKQAKVSYIELPIAFDAITVVINPQNNWLQNITIDELRKIWQPEAQQKITRWNQIRSSWPNAPLKLYGPGTDSGTYDYFTEAVTGSAGSSRSDYIASEDDRLLEQQVSSDVNSLGYFGLAYYEQNKDELKALSVDSGQGPVFPSRETVEKSEYQPLARPLFIYINLTAAQNNPAMREFVYYFLEQAPGIAEEVGYVPLPEEAYHINEVTYNQGEVGTVFEGQSQFGLSISELMRKQAKY
- a CDS encoding M48 family metallopeptidase is translated as MNFFEHQEQAQRKTVYLVFLFAIAIISMILAIYAVVAIVIYIESQTGQWLFSPEILSIVAFNVLLIVGLGSGTKILQLRGGGKVVASSLGARLVHPGTHDKLERQLLNVVEEMAIASGNSIPPVYIMDRESGINAFAAGFTVNDAIIGVTKGCLTELERDELQGVIAHEFSHIIYGDMRLNLYLIGVLQGILLIHIIGRQILYMISNGPRVNRKKQGLIIIASIAILAIGYIGFICGRMIKSAISRQREFLADASAVQLTRNPQGLANALRKIGDLRDGSQIRTPRAEEASHLFFGEAISSFDSRLFATHPPLTERIERLENLPAGTLQGDVPPPAQERTAALESPETPGISGLQGGLQGGLQSGLQETTIHVDLASIVEEIGNTDSAHLNYAQSLLGQLPERIKTALTGDRGCRAIIYGLFLNSQNREIRQKQIAHLKATEPSEILNRLWQIVVCFEHLNPRYRLPLIDLTIPVLRHLSTDHYQHLSQQLQTLINTGGKLSLSEYTLQAVLFHRLAPHFHPYHPSKPPSTNETWNDCLVVLSGLAKVGHKDKQKAIEAFQSGLQRLRGASSKTLPNQLSPVNLSSIRRSLKRLMNTTPKVKQRIVDACAHTVLYDREVNLKQAELLRTIIILLDCPIPPFLETL
- a CDS encoding LemA family protein, giving the protein MVRILLTLAVLGTLVALLASIVIGSYNSLVKLRNRYKNAFAQIDVQLRRRYDLIPNLVEAVKGYMKHERETLDTVIQARNAAVSATSQASQAPGDPTAMQTLGNAEATLTGSLGRLFALAEAYPDLKADQNMAQLMEELRSTENKIAFARQAFNDGVTLYNTKREEFPSNTIANLFNFRAAQLLKETDPNVKNAPTISF